A genomic region of Synechococcus sp. NOUM97013 contains the following coding sequences:
- a CDS encoding NAD(P)/FAD-dependent oxidoreductase — MAQSVDVVVIGGGFAGITAARDLQKRGFKVLVLEARDRLGGRTWSEDRNGFHVELGGTWVHWTQPFVWAEKERYGLEVQETPGCVAERVSIKIDGQVQELQESQLGEFVEGFERFFAEAKGVWERPYDAHHCWDALCERDGLTVADRFNALELTPLQRTSIGGFLEILCMNQPQNASYVEMMRCWSLTGWNYELFNDTAARYKFTKGTGALVEAMARDGGFDVSLNSPVRSVQQSDQGVCVTTESGELVIAKRAVVTVPLNVLHNVAFEPPLSEVKLEASRLKHVGGGYKVFFEVEGDPGAVMTLSRSTDSPLIGSFTYKRGEQHSVLAGFSLEPGALDKSVEEWQVVLEEFIPGVRLLSTFGHDWGADDLSQGSWATYRPGTVARFNDELPRQEGHVFFASGDHAQGWRGFIEGAIASGSRTAVTVADSLSAQAAGASAESVKQPAQA; from the coding sequence ATGGCTCAATCTGTTGATGTGGTTGTGATTGGCGGTGGTTTCGCCGGCATCACAGCAGCCCGTGATCTGCAAAAACGGGGTTTCAAAGTGCTCGTTCTGGAAGCGCGTGACCGGCTGGGTGGGCGCACCTGGAGTGAGGATCGCAATGGCTTTCATGTGGAGCTGGGCGGCACCTGGGTGCATTGGACCCAGCCCTTTGTGTGGGCCGAAAAGGAGCGTTACGGCCTCGAGGTGCAAGAGACGCCAGGGTGTGTTGCTGAACGGGTGTCGATCAAAATTGATGGCCAGGTTCAGGAGCTGCAGGAGTCGCAGCTGGGTGAATTCGTCGAGGGCTTTGAACGCTTCTTCGCCGAGGCGAAGGGCGTGTGGGAGCGTCCCTATGACGCGCACCACTGCTGGGATGCGCTGTGTGAACGCGATGGTCTGACCGTCGCTGATCGATTCAATGCTCTTGAGCTCACGCCCTTGCAGCGCACCAGCATCGGCGGATTTCTGGAGATCCTCTGCATGAATCAACCGCAGAATGCCTCCTATGTGGAGATGATGCGCTGCTGGTCGCTCACCGGTTGGAATTACGAGCTGTTCAACGACACTGCCGCTCGTTACAAGTTCACCAAGGGCACCGGTGCCTTGGTGGAGGCGATGGCCCGTGACGGTGGTTTCGATGTGAGTTTGAACTCACCTGTGCGGTCCGTTCAGCAATCCGATCAGGGCGTTTGTGTCACTACGGAATCGGGTGAACTGGTGATCGCCAAGCGGGCGGTGGTGACCGTGCCGCTGAATGTGCTGCACAACGTGGCGTTTGAACCACCTCTCTCCGAGGTGAAGTTGGAAGCGTCCCGCCTCAAGCACGTCGGCGGTGGCTACAAGGTGTTCTTTGAAGTGGAGGGTGACCCCGGTGCGGTGATGACCTTGTCCCGTTCCACCGATTCACCGCTGATCGGCAGCTTCACCTACAAACGTGGTGAACAGCACTCCGTGCTGGCTGGTTTCAGTCTGGAACCGGGAGCTCTGGATAAGTCGGTGGAGGAATGGCAGGTGGTGCTGGAGGAATTCATCCCCGGCGTGAGGTTGCTGTCCACCTTCGGGCACGACTGGGGTGCAGACGATCTTTCCCAGGGCAGCTGGGCCACCTATCGGCCTGGAACCGTGGCCCGCTTCAACGATGAGCTGCCGCGCCAGGAAGGCCACGTTTTCTTTGCTTCTGGCGACCATGCCCAGGGCTGGCGCGGATTCATTGAAGGAGCCATTGCCAGTGGCTCCCGAACGGCTGTAACGGTGGCCGACAGCCTGAGCGCTCAGGCTGCCGGTGCCTCGGCGGAATCAGTCAAACAGCCAGCGCAGGCCTAG
- a CDS encoding DUF1254 domain-containing protein, with the protein MTVFKHLPSTVLSALFLACSGSALHAADVMPKGYNTPIPVDVLTPDSVTTRIGTFNYFDGFPDDETMRKARRQVDLGRGVQTFLNFMPAASIEMLYVGHRDGYGLQTNRDIGVFEDLMSSESLWLTGNTDTVYASAFIDLSDGPMVVEVPAGTGPGTVNDAFFRFVIDMGGPGPDKGRGGKYLILGPGQEAPADAGDYYVASTPSLINWVILRGFLDAQGSTETAKNAFKNDLKIYPYAQRANPAPNKYMNLTGLNVNTIHANDFKFYEELDDVIQREPSEVFSPELLGMASAIGIQKGKAFNPSPERKALLTDAVAIGNATARSILFAPQDPKAYIYPGKAGYWQTGFPGGSHEYLVNGGNGGRDMDGRTLFFYLATVNTPAMALELPGVGSQYAFSSRDSSGAYLDGGNSYKLTIPANPPAERFWSFVVYDPQTRSMLQSDAMPYPSKNNKRNTDMVENADGSITLYFGPEAPEGLEANWVKTVPGKGWFGIFRLYGPGQEWFDRTWKLGAIEKI; encoded by the coding sequence ATGACTGTTTTCAAGCATCTCCCATCCACTGTTCTTTCTGCCTTGTTTCTGGCATGCAGCGGCTCTGCACTTCACGCGGCTGATGTGATGCCCAAGGGCTACAACACGCCCATTCCTGTGGATGTGTTGACCCCGGATTCGGTGACCACTCGAATCGGCACCTTCAATTATTTCGATGGTTTCCCCGATGACGAAACCATGCGCAAGGCCCGCCGTCAGGTGGACCTGGGCCGCGGTGTTCAGACCTTCCTGAATTTCATGCCGGCAGCCTCCATTGAGATGCTGTATGTGGGGCATCGCGATGGCTATGGCCTTCAGACCAACCGAGATATCGGTGTGTTTGAAGACCTGATGAGTTCGGAGTCTCTCTGGCTCACAGGCAACACCGACACGGTGTACGCCTCCGCTTTCATTGACCTGAGCGATGGCCCGATGGTGGTTGAGGTGCCAGCAGGCACGGGCCCGGGAACGGTGAATGATGCCTTTTTCCGCTTCGTGATCGACATGGGTGGCCCTGGTCCGGACAAGGGCCGAGGCGGCAAGTATCTGATTCTTGGGCCCGGTCAGGAGGCTCCTGCCGATGCGGGTGATTATTACGTTGCCAGCACACCAAGCTTGATCAACTGGGTGATTCTGCGTGGTTTCCTGGATGCGCAAGGCAGCACGGAGACAGCCAAAAATGCCTTCAAGAACGATCTCAAGATCTATCCCTATGCCCAGCGGGCCAATCCCGCACCGAATAAGTACATGAACCTCACCGGTTTGAATGTGAACACCATTCATGCCAACGACTTCAAGTTTTACGAGGAGCTGGATGATGTGATCCAGCGTGAACCGTCGGAGGTGTTCTCCCCAGAACTGCTGGGAATGGCCTCAGCCATTGGCATTCAAAAAGGCAAGGCCTTCAATCCATCGCCTGAACGCAAGGCATTGCTCACCGATGCGGTTGCCATCGGTAATGCCACCGCCCGTTCGATCCTGTTTGCCCCCCAGGACCCCAAGGCCTACATCTATCCCGGTAAAGCGGGGTACTGGCAGACCGGATTCCCCGGAGGCAGTCACGAATATCTCGTGAATGGCGGCAATGGTGGGCGCGACATGGATGGACGCACCCTGTTCTTCTACCTGGCCACGGTGAACACCCCGGCGATGGCTCTGGAACTGCCGGGCGTTGGTTCGCAATACGCCTTCAGTTCCAGAGACAGCAGCGGTGCCTATCTCGATGGAGGCAACTCCTACAAACTCACCATCCCCGCCAATCCCCCAGCGGAACGCTTCTGGTCGTTTGTGGTCTACGACCCGCAAACCCGCTCGATGCTGCAGAGCGACGCAATGCCATACCCCAGCAAGAACAACAAGCGCAACACCGACATGGTGGAGAACGCCGATGGCAGCATCACGCTCTACTTCGGTCCGGAAGCGCCGGAAGGCTTGGAGGCCAATTGGGTGAAAACGGTTCCAGGTAAGGGTTGGTTCGGTATCTTCCGCCTCTACGGCCCAGGTCAGGAGTGGTTTGACCGCACCTGGAAGCTCGGAGCGATTGAAAAAATCTGA
- a CDS encoding neuromedin U — protein MTRNVSWLLGLAALLVPTSVAAQDQAQTLVSNPADFDFTPLELTELKLAQAPDAEQPPGTGNQPVTVSPDESLGQEEDSLAQAAQNPIASLISVPIQWNSTPNTQWAPNVTLPSPNPNDPPISTNFKANQTQNVVNVQPVVPFKVNDGLTLVTRTIVPFISQPWARGTSIQAIGDINPSVFFVPTMKGNFTVGVGPTLVMPTATDSRLSSQRWSAGPSGVLVYTKGPIVAGGLINNIWSFAGEGKSDVNKMLIQPFLNYNLPKGWYLTSSPIITADWNSEDNKGWTVPVGLGVGRVFVLGTQPINASLSAYYNAVKPEVLGQTLIGDWTFRAQVQFLFPTGG, from the coding sequence ATGACTCGCAACGTCTCTTGGCTTCTCGGTCTTGCTGCCCTGTTGGTTCCCACCTCTGTTGCGGCCCAGGACCAAGCCCAAACGCTGGTCTCCAATCCTGCTGATTTTGATTTCACTCCCCTGGAGCTGACCGAGCTGAAGTTGGCCCAGGCGCCGGATGCTGAGCAACCGCCAGGCACCGGTAATCAACCGGTCACCGTTTCCCCAGATGAATCGCTTGGGCAGGAGGAGGATTCACTGGCGCAGGCGGCCCAGAACCCGATTGCCAGCCTGATCAGTGTGCCGATTCAGTGGAATTCGACGCCCAACACCCAGTGGGCACCGAACGTCACGCTTCCATCGCCGAATCCAAACGATCCACCCATTTCCACCAACTTCAAGGCGAATCAAACCCAGAACGTGGTGAACGTTCAGCCGGTGGTTCCCTTCAAGGTGAACGATGGCCTCACGTTGGTGACGCGCACGATCGTTCCCTTCATCTCCCAACCCTGGGCGCGTGGAACCTCGATTCAAGCGATCGGAGACATCAATCCGTCGGTGTTCTTCGTGCCCACGATGAAGGGCAATTTCACCGTGGGTGTTGGTCCCACGTTGGTGATGCCAACCGCAACGGACAGCCGCCTGAGTTCCCAGCGTTGGAGTGCCGGCCCTTCCGGTGTTCTGGTTTACACCAAGGGCCCGATTGTGGCGGGTGGTCTGATCAATAACATCTGGTCGTTTGCCGGTGAAGGCAAGAGTGATGTCAACAAGATGTTGATTCAGCCTTTCCTCAACTACAACCTGCCCAAGGGTTGGTATCTCACCAGCTCCCCGATCATCACGGCGGACTGGAACTCGGAAGACAACAAGGGCTGGACGGTTCCCGTTGGCCTCGGTGTGGGACGTGTGTTCGTGTTAGGCACGCAGCCCATCAATGCCTCTCTCAGTGCCTACTACAACGCTGTGAAGCCTGAGGTGCTCGGTCAGACGCTCATCGGCGATTGGACCTTCCGGGCACAGGTTCAATTCCTGTTCCCCACAGGCGGTTGA
- a CDS encoding DUF1254 domain-containing protein, producing MSGVSRHWRRRSSALLLSALALATVGATSHGVKAQVPEGYTTPIPEELLTPDQVNTSVGTFRFFDGMPDAATVDTSFDNLKFIRAYETFLTMMPAASIEMLRAGHAGMGVDAYNKVMLLAPLNSNPLFLTGNTDTVYGSTFFNLKETGPMVIEIPAGLGPGTINDAFFRFVADTGAPGPDRGKGGKYLILGPDDAEPANTDGYFVFRSPSYSNWLILRAFLDDEGQPDQAVANYKEGLRLYPLSLQDNPPPMTFIQGGEGIFNTVHANNFHFFEELNTVIQREPINLLDPELRGLASAIGLEKGKPFAPSAQDRALLEEAVQVGVAYVRSDMGKPRNSDVYFYEGKQWFTPFGGGSHEWLIDGGKGGRNLDARNNFFWGYTVNTPAMVLKMVGVGSQYGVVATDANGAYLDGSKTYKFTVDADVPAKDFWSMVVYDPQTRSELQTDQLLPSKNSKRNQDMVVNADGTIDLYFGPSAPEGKEANWIQTVPDKGWFAVFRLYGPLQPWFDKTWQLNDIQPLG from the coding sequence ATGTCAGGTGTCTCCCGCCACTGGCGCAGGCGTTCCTCAGCCTTGCTCCTTTCTGCATTGGCATTGGCCACCGTTGGTGCAACCAGCCATGGCGTGAAGGCGCAGGTGCCTGAGGGCTACACCACGCCGATCCCGGAAGAGTTGTTAACGCCCGACCAGGTGAACACCAGTGTGGGCACCTTCCGCTTCTTTGATGGCATGCCCGATGCCGCCACGGTTGATACCAGCTTTGACAATCTCAAGTTCATCCGTGCGTATGAGACCTTCCTCACGATGATGCCTGCGGCCAGCATTGAGATGCTGCGTGCAGGTCATGCTGGGATGGGGGTGGATGCCTACAACAAAGTGATGTTGCTGGCACCGCTGAATTCCAATCCGCTGTTTCTCACTGGTAATACCGACACGGTCTATGGCTCGACCTTCTTCAATCTGAAGGAGACCGGTCCGATGGTGATCGAAATCCCAGCCGGCCTCGGTCCTGGAACCATCAACGATGCCTTTTTCCGGTTTGTGGCAGATACCGGTGCTCCGGGGCCAGACCGCGGCAAGGGTGGAAAATACCTGATACTGGGCCCGGATGATGCAGAGCCGGCGAACACCGACGGCTACTTTGTGTTCCGCTCTCCCAGTTACTCCAATTGGTTGATTCTGAGAGCCTTCCTTGATGATGAGGGTCAGCCTGATCAGGCTGTCGCGAACTACAAAGAAGGGCTCAGGCTCTATCCTCTTTCGCTGCAAGATAATCCTCCTCCAATGACCTTTATTCAGGGAGGGGAGGGTATCTTCAATACGGTGCATGCAAACAATTTCCACTTCTTTGAAGAGCTGAACACGGTGATTCAGCGCGAGCCGATCAACCTGCTTGACCCCGAGCTCAGAGGCCTGGCCTCAGCGATTGGCCTGGAAAAAGGAAAGCCTTTTGCACCCAGTGCGCAGGATCGCGCTCTGCTTGAAGAAGCGGTGCAGGTGGGTGTTGCTTATGTGCGTTCTGACATGGGCAAGCCGCGCAATTCCGACGTCTATTTCTATGAGGGCAAGCAGTGGTTCACGCCGTTTGGGGGTGGCAGCCACGAATGGTTGATTGATGGCGGCAAAGGGGGTCGCAATCTCGACGCCCGCAACAATTTCTTCTGGGGTTACACCGTCAACACGCCAGCCATGGTGTTGAAGATGGTGGGCGTTGGCTCCCAGTACGGGGTTGTGGCGACGGATGCCAATGGTGCCTATCTCGATGGCAGCAAGACCTACAAATTCACGGTTGATGCTGACGTCCCGGCCAAGGACTTCTGGTCGATGGTGGTTTATGACCCCCAGACCCGTTCGGAGCTGCAGACGGATCAGTTGCTTCCCAGTAAGAACAGCAAGCGCAATCAAGACATGGTCGTGAATGCAGACGGCACCATAGATCTGTATTTCGGGCCTTCTGCTCCGGAGGGCAAGGAAGCCAACTGGATCCAGACGGTTCCTGACAAGGGCTGGTTCGCTGTGTTCCGTCTCTATGGGCCGCTACAGCCCTGGTTCGATAAAACCTGGCAGCTCAACGATATTCAGCCTCTCGGTTGA
- a CDS encoding formylglycine-generating enzyme family protein — protein MRDQRAPMVVIPAGNYRVGSESFYPEESPVRSIDVEAFAIDVAPVTNAEFARFVADTGYVTVSEKPPDPELYPNLPPEEQCPESAVFIPPPPSVDRSQPLSWWALVEGADWRHPQGPSTSIDELMEHPVVHLAYEDAVAYAQWAGKRLPTADEWEVAARGGLEEQHYAWGSEMTPGGQWLANVWQGPFPWINEQGDGWFWTSPVGSFPANGYGLLDMCGNVWEWTSTLFPVPKGEQERRIIKGGSFLCAENYCHRFRPAALMGQTTDTATCHMGFRCASDSV, from the coding sequence ATGCGTGATCAACGTGCCCCGATGGTGGTGATTCCTGCCGGGAACTATCGCGTCGGTTCCGAGTCGTTTTATCCAGAAGAATCGCCGGTGCGCTCCATTGATGTGGAGGCATTTGCGATCGATGTGGCACCGGTCACCAATGCCGAATTTGCCCGCTTCGTTGCTGATACTGGCTACGTGACGGTGTCTGAAAAGCCACCGGATCCTGAGCTGTATCCCAACCTGCCCCCCGAAGAACAATGCCCTGAATCGGCGGTGTTCATTCCACCGCCGCCCAGCGTGGATCGCAGTCAGCCGCTGTCGTGGTGGGCCTTGGTGGAAGGGGCGGATTGGCGCCATCCCCAGGGACCGTCCACCAGCATCGATGAGCTGATGGAGCACCCCGTGGTGCATCTTGCCTATGAGGATGCCGTGGCCTATGCCCAGTGGGCGGGGAAACGCTTGCCCACCGCCGATGAATGGGAAGTGGCGGCACGTGGTGGTCTGGAGGAGCAGCACTATGCCTGGGGTTCTGAAATGACCCCCGGCGGCCAGTGGTTGGCCAATGTCTGGCAAGGGCCGTTCCCTTGGATCAATGAACAGGGTGATGGCTGGTTCTGGACCTCTCCTGTCGGCAGCTTCCCTGCCAATGGCTACGGCTTGCTCGACATGTGTGGGAATGTCTGGGAGTGGACGTCGACCTTGTTCCCAGTTCCCAAAGGTGAACAGGAACGACGGATTATCAAGGGCGGGTCGTTTCTGTGTGCGGAAAACTACTGCCACCGGTTCCGTCCGGCTGCACTGATGGGCCAGACGACGGACACCGCCACCTGTCACATGGGCTTTCGCTGCGCCTCGGATTCAGTGTGA
- a CDS encoding DUF1254 domain-containing protein, translating into MTAPRHSLRHVSALLASALGAGGLLISASPMAMAQASGAACPKAAVVETATSVTPVTKANYASAETEVILADYVRKIAKGTCSDGVGVFFHQRAAMDPNERTILRPNFDTLYSFAVLDLESPATVVLPETDRYQILEVIDEDHWIPLISDKPGSYTLTQESVGSRYAFAFVRTQVNVQDPADVKAAGAVQDQIVLQQAEKGSFVSPKRYEMQEILDLRADYNARREPEGVTSEMAFGKKGELSEEMRNFGVAVGWGGLPKQGAVYPFPKVVNSTEPQVLVLKDVPIDPRAFWSVTVYDEKGFAVGESYNINSAFAKANDKGEYVIHLGGDPSQDNFMDIYPGWNAAVRIYSPTEAYFNGTWTPPEFEPAQ; encoded by the coding sequence ATGACTGCGCCTCGTCATTCGTTGCGCCACGTCTCTGCGCTGTTGGCGTCTGCCTTGGGTGCCGGCGGATTGCTGATCTCCGCATCGCCGATGGCGATGGCCCAAGCCTCCGGAGCCGCATGCCCGAAGGCTGCTGTGGTGGAAACAGCGACATCCGTGACGCCGGTCACCAAGGCGAATTACGCCAGTGCTGAAACCGAAGTGATCCTTGCGGATTACGTGCGCAAGATCGCCAAGGGCACGTGCAGTGATGGCGTCGGTGTTTTCTTCCACCAGCGTGCAGCGATGGATCCCAATGAACGCACGATCCTGCGCCCCAATTTCGACACCCTCTATTCCTTTGCGGTGCTCGACCTTGAGAGTCCCGCCACCGTGGTTCTGCCTGAGACGGATCGCTACCAGATCCTCGAAGTGATCGATGAAGACCACTGGATCCCGCTGATCAGCGACAAACCAGGCAGCTACACCCTCACCCAGGAGTCGGTGGGCAGCCGCTATGCCTTTGCCTTCGTGCGCACCCAGGTGAATGTGCAGGATCCTGCTGATGTGAAAGCGGCAGGGGCTGTTCAGGATCAGATCGTTCTGCAGCAAGCCGAAAAGGGCAGCTTCGTGTCGCCCAAGCGCTATGAGATGCAGGAAATTCTCGATTTGCGTGCTGACTACAACGCACGCCGGGAGCCTGAAGGTGTGACGTCTGAAATGGCGTTTGGCAAGAAAGGAGAACTCAGCGAGGAAATGCGCAATTTCGGCGTCGCCGTGGGCTGGGGTGGTCTGCCCAAGCAGGGGGCTGTGTATCCCTTCCCCAAGGTGGTGAACTCCACTGAGCCTCAGGTGTTGGTGCTCAAAGATGTGCCCATTGACCCTCGGGCGTTCTGGTCGGTCACCGTCTACGACGAGAAAGGTTTTGCTGTTGGCGAGAGCTACAACATCAACAGTGCTTTCGCCAAAGCCAATGACAAGGGTGAATACGTGATTCACCTTGGCGGTGATCCAAGCCAAGACAATTTCATGGATATCTACCCCGGTTGGAATGCGGCGGTGCGGATCTATTCGCCCACCGAGGCCTATTTCAACGGCACCTGGACGCCTCCTGAATTTGAGCCGGCCCAGTGA
- a CDS encoding outer membrane protein produces MRALSLALLATLSTLTVEVAAKPLENVSAEETSAADFTTPLVLSQAEEVELEVTPDEDEEDSWRVYLDLYAFLVPTTYSTTEINGNKSKAALPISDVLDTINEALTFKAQVEYGRLGFMAGVYHGSLSDSQSASFYKETNNPLRNQLGVPGYLRERTLKVKGDLDLDVDANQTIVDLAFRYRGGAIQKPRMEKGSSSFIGLVGARIIDANINTSWTLDSEASLSVEGRRVSKEYTRELEKSSGESYGNTWVQPLIGVFGTYAISEDWQAFAYLDAGGFGLSGEQDLSGTAQAGIAYALGNSAQISLSYKYFGLDYAGGGGNSYSVDQSGVNLGLRWLFD; encoded by the coding sequence ATGCGCGCGCTGTCTCTGGCTCTTCTGGCAACTCTGAGCACCTTGACTGTGGAGGTTGCAGCCAAGCCCCTCGAGAACGTCTCGGCTGAAGAGACGAGTGCTGCAGACTTCACCACTCCGCTGGTACTCAGCCAGGCCGAAGAGGTTGAACTTGAAGTGACACCGGACGAAGACGAAGAAGATTCCTGGCGGGTGTACCTCGATCTCTATGCCTTCTTGGTGCCCACCACCTACTCAACCACTGAGATCAACGGCAACAAATCCAAGGCAGCGCTTCCGATCTCCGATGTGCTCGACACCATCAATGAGGCGCTCACCTTCAAAGCGCAGGTGGAGTATGGCCGCTTGGGCTTCATGGCTGGTGTCTATCACGGCAGCCTGTCCGACAGTCAATCGGCGTCCTTCTACAAGGAAACCAACAACCCTTTGCGCAATCAGCTCGGCGTTCCTGGCTATCTGCGCGAGCGCACCCTGAAGGTGAAAGGTGATCTGGATCTCGACGTTGACGCCAACCAAACCATCGTGGATCTGGCCTTCCGCTACCGGGGGGGCGCCATTCAGAAACCACGCATGGAGAAGGGCAGCAGCAGCTTCATCGGCCTGGTGGGAGCTCGCATCATCGATGCCAACATCAACACCAGCTGGACGCTGGACAGCGAAGCCTCACTCAGCGTGGAAGGACGACGCGTCAGCAAGGAATACACCCGTGAGCTGGAGAAATCATCCGGTGAAAGCTACGGCAACACCTGGGTTCAACCGTTGATTGGTGTGTTTGGCACCTACGCCATCAGTGAAGACTGGCAAGCCTTTGCCTACCTCGATGCAGGCGGTTTCGGTCTGAGTGGAGAGCAGGATCTGAGTGGAACCGCTCAGGCAGGCATTGCCTATGCCCTGGGGAACTCAGCTCAGATCTCCCTCTCCTACAAGTATTTCGGCCTTGATTACGCCGGAGGAGGTGGCAACTCCTACAGCGTGGATCAAAGCGGCGTGAACCTAGGCCTGCGCTGGCTGTTTGACTGA
- a CDS encoding DUF1254 domain-containing protein, which yields MNRWSVRFAASVLCGMGITATSLLSPQQGSRVWAQDSNCPEPAIVLKSDAVVPVTKANFADAETQTALVKYVAKVAAETCSTGMGVIWNDGKTADPKDRTVIRINFDTLYSWLILDLSTPATFTLPETDGRYQSAMVLNGQGYVYVEKEPGDYTLTQDEVGSRIALVAFRTGVNIQDPDDVAQAQALQAKLSVKQAKTGEFVQPNQWDLQQMLALRAAYNQERNDKGVKSESLFGRPGEITPEQNNMGVAVGIGGLPKEGAVYLFYTPTSTDPQTLTLRDVPNGDNAFWSLTVYDKDGFPSGDNFNLNSAFAKTNPDGDVVINLGGNSDQENYLEIYPGWNATLRIYNPTPAYFDGSWVRPELQIK from the coding sequence ATGAATCGCTGGTCTGTTCGGTTTGCGGCGTCCGTCCTCTGCGGGATGGGCATCACCGCCACATCGTTGCTGTCACCTCAACAGGGATCGAGGGTGTGGGCTCAGGACTCCAACTGTCCTGAGCCGGCCATCGTTCTCAAGAGTGATGCGGTGGTGCCTGTCACCAAGGCGAATTTTGCCGATGCTGAAACGCAGACGGCGCTGGTGAAATACGTTGCCAAAGTTGCTGCCGAAACATGCAGCACGGGCATGGGTGTTATCTGGAACGATGGCAAAACTGCCGACCCCAAAGACCGCACGGTGATTCGAATCAACTTCGACACCTTGTATTCCTGGTTGATTCTTGACTTGAGCACGCCGGCCACGTTCACGCTCCCAGAAACCGATGGTCGCTATCAGAGCGCCATGGTGCTGAATGGGCAGGGCTATGTGTATGTTGAGAAGGAGCCTGGCGATTACACCCTCACGCAGGATGAGGTGGGCAGTCGGATTGCCCTGGTGGCGTTCCGCACGGGCGTGAACATTCAGGATCCCGATGACGTGGCTCAGGCCCAGGCACTGCAGGCCAAATTGTCGGTGAAGCAGGCCAAGACCGGCGAGTTTGTTCAACCCAATCAATGGGATCTTCAGCAGATGCTGGCTCTGCGTGCTGCTTACAACCAGGAGCGCAACGATAAGGGTGTGAAATCGGAATCGCTCTTTGGCCGCCCCGGTGAGATCACCCCAGAGCAGAACAACATGGGTGTTGCCGTCGGAATCGGCGGCTTGCCCAAAGAGGGTGCTGTGTATTTGTTCTACACACCCACATCCACCGATCCCCAGACGCTCACACTGCGGGATGTTCCCAATGGGGACAATGCCTTTTGGTCGTTAACGGTGTATGACAAGGATGGTTTTCCAAGTGGGGACAACTTCAATCTCAACAGCGCCTTTGCCAAGACCAACCCGGATGGTGATGTGGTGATCAACCTGGGTGGAAACAGCGACCAAGAGAACTATCTGGAGATTTATCCGGGCTGGAATGCCACGCTGCGGATCTACAACCCGACACCCGCTTATTTTGACGGCTCTTGGGTACGCCCCGAGCTTCAGATCAAGTAA